Part of the Streptomyces europaeiscabiei genome is shown below.
AGGCTGACCTTGCCGTCGTGGTCGGCGATGTCACCGGCCGCGTAGACACGCTCCCGGTTCGTGCGCATCGTGCGGTCGACGAGGATGCGCCGACGCCGCAGCTCGAGTCCCCACCGCTCGATCGGGCCGAGATCGGCGATGAAACCCAGCGCGGCCACGACGGACTGGGCGGGCAGGGTGATCCGGTCGCCGTCGGAGCACGCGACCACGACCTCCGACACGGCTCCCTCGCCGGAGACCTTCTCGACCTCGTACGGCGCCAGCACCCGCACCGAGGACGCGTTCACCTGCTCGACACTGCGCTCGTGGGCCCGGAACCGCGTACGCCGGTGCACCAGCGTCACCGACGAGGCGATCGGCTCCAGCGACAGCGCCCAGTCCAGTGCGGAGTCCCCGCCGCCGACCACCACGACGTCCTGCCCGGCCAACTCGTTCAACCGCGGCACGAAGTAGCGCAGTCCTCGGCCCAGGTACTCGGAGCCCACCGGCAGCTCGCGGGGGATGAAGTTGCCGATACCGCCGCAGACGAGCACCGCGCCCGCGGTGATCCGCGCGCCGGCGTCCGTGGTGGCGACGATGCCCTCGCCGGTGTCGTCCAGCCGGGTGACGCCATGCCCGAGCAGATAGGTGGGGTTCCACCGCCAGGCCTGCTCGGCGAGCCGGTCCACCAGGTCCTGACCGCGGACGGCGGGAAAGCCGGCCACGTCGTAGATGAACTTCTCGGGATACAGCGCGGCGATCTGGCCGCCCACCTCGGGCAGAGCGTCGGCGACCGCCACGCTCAAACCGCGGAAGCCGGCGTAGTACGCGCCGTACAACCCGGTCGGGCCGGCGCCGATGATGAGCAGGTCGACGGAGAGCTCGGGGCCGGCGCCCGTGGTCGCGTGGCCGGTCACGCACCCACCTCCGGGTGGTCGTGGCCGACCTGGCCGACCTTGCGAGCGCCGCCGGGCGATCCGAGCGGTGGGGTGCCGAGGGTGAAGAACTCGGCGTTGATGCGCTCGAAGTGCTTGCTCTCCTCCGGCAGGTCCTCGTGGTGGAAGATCGAGATCTGCGGGCAGACGGGTTCACAGCGCCCGCACTCGACACATTCGTCGGGCTGGATGTAGAGCATCCGGTCGCCCTCGTAGATGCAGTCGGCCGGGCACTCCTCCATGCATGACTTGTCCATGATGTCGACGCAGGCCTGAGTGATGACGTACGGCACGAGCTTGTTGCCCTTCACACGGTCGCACAGAATGCGAGACGGTGTATTTCAATGTGGAACAGGATGATGGTGCCGCCGGGGCGAGGTGTCAACCGTGAGGTGAATGCTTGACACCGCCGGGTTGACGGGGGACGCTAATGCGACATACGAGATGGCGTCTCACAGCACGCCACTCGGGTCGGGACTTGTGAGAGGCAAACTCCCCATGGGAAGCAACCCCCGGACCGTCCCAGCGCCGATGATTGTCGAGGACTGGGACCAGCTCACCTTCCGGGTCAACCGCGAGGCCTACCGAAGCGCGGAAATCTTCGCCCGGGAACGCGGCTGGGTGTGGATGCACACCTGGCTCTACCTCGGGCACGAGACCGAGATCCCCAACCCCAACGACTTCAAGGTCCGCACCCTCGGCGGCCGGCCGCTGATCTTCTGCCGGGACAGCGCCGGCGAAGTGCACGCGTTCCTGAACTCCTGTCCGCACCGCGGCACCGTGCTGTGCCGCGAGAACGAGGGTTCCACGAGGCTCTTCCAGTGCTTCTACCACGCCTGGACGTTCCGCAACAACGGCGAGGTCGCCGCGATCCCCGATGCAGGGGCCTATGAATCGAGCGACGAGTTCCGGGAGTCGATGGGGCTGCGCGGCGTGCCGCGACTGGAGATCCACGAGGGATTCGTCTTCGTCTCCTTCGACCCCGATGTGCCGCCGCTGCTGGACTACCTCGGTGATGCGGCCGACTACATGACCATGATCCAGCAGCAGCACGCCGGCGGCATGACCACGCTGCCCGGCACGCAGCTCTACAGCGTGCGGGGCAACTGGAAACTCGCCGTCGAGAACGCCATGGACGGGTACCACTTCGCGCCGACGCACAACACGTTCGTGGGCTACCTGCGCGAGAGCGGCTACGCCGTCACCGACGACAACCAGTACGCGTACAACCTCGGCAACGGCCACGGGCTGCTGGTCCTGACCGGGCACGGCGGACGCATCAGCATGATCTGGGAACCGCGCTTCGGCGAGGACGAACGGGTCCGCACCGAGGCCCACCGGGCCGAGATGACGCAGCGGCTGGGGGAGGAGCGGGCGCACTACGTGGCCGACGAGAGCCACATCCTGTTCGTGTTCCCCAACCTGCTGCTGTTCGACATCGAGGGCTTGTCCATCCGGCAGCTGGAGCCGGTGGCGCCCGACCAGACCGACGTGCGTGCCTGGCAGCTGGTCCCGCGCGACGAGGACCCGGACACGCGCGCCCTGCGCATGAAGACGGTCGTCAGCTTCGTCGGCCCGGGCGGACTCGCGACGCCGGACGACATCGAGGCCTACGAGGCGGTGCAGCGCGGTATCCAGGCCACGGCGGGCGCCGGTGCGCCCGAGCTGGACTACAGCGACATGTCGCGCGGCATGGCCGACGAGGCCAAGGGTGTGCAGGGCAGATCGATCGACGAGGGCGCGATGCGGGGCTTCTGGCGGCAATGGGTCGAAGCAACGGGGCTCGACGACGGCCTCGAGATCCACGGCGAGCGACCGGCGTCCTTCCTGGCGGGGAGGGACCTGCGATGACGACGATCAGCAACCGCGGGCTGGTCCGGTGCGCGGGGCGCACCGTCACCCGGCCGGAGGTGGAGGACTTCCTCTACGCCGAGGCGGACATCCTCGACCACTGGGACTACGACGGCTGGCTGGCCCTCTTCGAGCCTGGTGCCCGCTACGAGATCCCGACCACCGACTACCGCCCCGGCTGGTCCCCGCACGAGACCGGATCGTTCGTCGACGACGACTGGGACCTGCTGAACGCGCGGGTCAAGCGACTGAAGTCCCGCAAGGCGCACGCCGAGAACCCGCACTCGCGCACGCACCGGCTGGTGTCCAACGTGCGGCTGTCCGAGGAGTCGGAGGACTCCTTCCGGGTTTCGGCGGCGTTCGTCGTGCACCGCGCTCGCGACGGGCGATTCGACGCCTACGTCGGGTGGTACGACCATCTGCTGGTGCCGACCGAGGACGGATTCCGCTTCCGGTTGCGGCGCTCGGTCCTCGGCCACGAGTCGCTCTCGGCGGGCGCCCGGCTCAGCTTCATCCTCTAGTCGGCGGCGGAAGGTGACCCCGATGATCCGACACACCCTGTCCTTCCGTTTCGCCGACGGAGTCGATCAGGCCACACGGGAGTCCGTGCTGGCCGAGCTGCGTACCTTCCCGGACCGGTACCCGGCCATGCGCGGCTTCGTCCTCGGCGAGAACATCAGCACCCGCGACCAGACCTTCACCCACACCATGGCCGTCGACTTCGACAGCCAGGACGATCTGCTGGCCTATCTGGGCAGCGAGTCCCACGAGAGCTTCGTGCGTACGCGCTGGCGCCCGGTCATCGCCGGGCAGGCCATCACCTCGTTCGAGTTCACCGAGCGTCCCTCGCTCGCTGAAGGAAGGACATCCCCAGTGAGCACACGCCCGCACGGGCCGTACGGCATGGAGTACGCCCGGATCGAGGTTCCGGACATGCAGGCCGCGATCGACTTCCTCCAGTACCACGTAGGGCTGCAACTGGAGCAGCGCACGGACGAATACGCCTACCTGCGCGCCGACATCGAGCACCACGCGATCGAACTGATCAACGCGCCCGAGCGCACCGACGGGTGGACGACCGCGGTCGGCTACAGCGTGGAGAGTGAGGAGGTCCTCGAACAGCTGCGCAAGAGCGTCGCCGACGCCGGCCTGGAGATCCTCGACCTCCAGGAGCGGCAGCGGGCGCTGTGCGACAACGGCTTCGCGGTGAAGGATCCCGACGGCCTCATCGTCGAGCTGTTCACCGAGTTCCAGGAGTACGCCGAGCCGCCGCACCTCGAGATCCGGCCGCTCGACCTGGTGCACCCCTTCATCGCCACCTCGCAGTTCGAGGAGATGGTGGACTTCTACCAGAACGTCCTGCGGTTCCGGCCCTCGGACCACGTCGTCGGCTCGACCACGTTCTTCCGCTGCGAGGACCGCTACCACCACAGCCTGGCCATCCAGAAGAACAACGAGCACTACGTCGCGCACCTGTGCTTCGCGATGAAGAGCCTCGACCACGTCATGCGGATGCGCGCCCGCGCGCTGTACAAGGGCGCGCCGATCGCCTCCGACATCGTCAACCACTCGGCGTCGACGTCGATCGCGTTCTACATGCACGACACCCGCTTCGGCCCGCGTTACGAGCTGTGCGACCGGCACCGGGTGTTCACGCCGGAGGAGCACGAGACGCACCGGCCCCGCAGGATGCCCGCCGACCCGCGCAACATCGACGTGTGGCGTCCGGCCTCCGACGACTGGGGACGTTTTTGAGACAGCAGTTGCTCGACGTCCTGCACCTGCTCGACACGCTCCCCGCCCCACGCGGCGGGGAGCGCACGGCGGCCCACCGGTTGCGCGCCTGGTGCGCCGAGCGCTGGCCGCACGTCGAGTGGCAGGTGCTGGAGTACGGCTCCGCGGGCGGCAGCCTGGTCGCCGCCCACGGAGCCGGGCCGCTGCTCTACTCCCACCTCGACACCTCCCTGGACGAGGGAGGTGCGGCGAACCGGCTCGTCACCGGCGACGACGCGCCCGTCGGCCCGCTCACTGTCGACGGTGACATGGTGATCGGCTTCGGCCTCGGGGTCGCCCGCGGGCCCGCGGCCGCCGCGCTGGTCGCCTTCGCCGAGGCGGGTGCCGGGCGGCTCCTGCTTGCCGGTTCCGGGACGCACCGCCGCACGAGCGGGATCACCGGTCTGGAGGCATACACCGACGCCTACCCGCTGCCGCCCTCGGCGATCGTGGCCAAGTGCGGCCCGCCGACACTGCTGTGGCACGAGCCGGGCGCGTTCTACCTGACCGTCCGGGTGACCGGACGCTCCGGGGCCGCGATGGTGGCGGAATCCGCCACGCCACCCGGGGGAGTCATCGCTCAGGCCGGCATCGTCCTGGACGAACTGGCACGCTGGCGTACGGCCTACCTGGCCGCCGATCCCAGGGTGGGGCAGACCGGCCGGGCGTGCGGAATCGGAGCGATCAGTGGGGGATGGCCGGACAAGCCGGACCTGCTGCCGGCCCAACTGCGGGTCGATCTGTACGTCGTCGTCGGTGACCAGGTGGAGCCGAAGGCGCTGGCGGCCGAGCTGACCGACCGGCTGCGGGCGCGGTGTGCGGCGTCGGTACTGCGTGATTGCGACATCGAGGTGGAGGCCGAGCCGGTCGCGTCCGCCGCGGCCACGCCGGCCGACGCACCGGTGGTGACGGCCGCCCGAGCGGCCTGGCTCGACGAGTTCGGTACGCAGCCGCCGCC
Proteins encoded:
- a CDS encoding NAD(P)/FAD-dependent oxidoreductase, which encodes MTGHATTGAGPELSVDLLIIGAGPTGLYGAYYAGFRGLSVAVADALPEVGGQIAALYPEKFIYDVAGFPAVRGQDLVDRLAEQAWRWNPTYLLGHGVTRLDDTGEGIVATTDAGARITAGAVLVCGGIGNFIPRELPVGSEYLGRGLRYFVPRLNELAGQDVVVVGGGDSALDWALSLEPIASSVTLVHRRTRFRAHERSVEQVNASSVRVLAPYEVEKVSGEGAVSEVVVACSDGDRITLPAQSVVAALGFIADLGPIERWGLELRRRRILVDRTMRTNRERVYAAGDIADHDGKVSLISIGFGEAALAVNHIAALLDPTCSITPGHSSDA
- the fdxA gene encoding ferredoxin, with translation MKGNKLVPYVITQACVDIMDKSCMEECPADCIYEGDRMLYIQPDECVECGRCEPVCPQISIFHHEDLPEESKHFERINAEFFTLGTPPLGSPGGARKVGQVGHDHPEVGA
- a CDS encoding aromatic ring-hydroxylating oxygenase subunit alpha; translated protein: MGSNPRTVPAPMIVEDWDQLTFRVNREAYRSAEIFARERGWVWMHTWLYLGHETEIPNPNDFKVRTLGGRPLIFCRDSAGEVHAFLNSCPHRGTVLCRENEGSTRLFQCFYHAWTFRNNGEVAAIPDAGAYESSDEFRESMGLRGVPRLEIHEGFVFVSFDPDVPPLLDYLGDAADYMTMIQQQHAGGMTTLPGTQLYSVRGNWKLAVENAMDGYHFAPTHNTFVGYLRESGYAVTDDNQYAYNLGNGHGLLVLTGHGGRISMIWEPRFGEDERVRTEAHRAEMTQRLGEERAHYVADESHILFVFPNLLLFDIEGLSIRQLEPVAPDQTDVRAWQLVPRDEDPDTRALRMKTVVSFVGPGGLATPDDIEAYEAVQRGIQATAGAGAPELDYSDMSRGMADEAKGVQGRSIDEGAMRGFWRQWVEATGLDDGLEIHGERPASFLAGRDLR
- a CDS encoding aromatic-ring-hydroxylating dioxygenase subunit beta; the protein is MTTISNRGLVRCAGRTVTRPEVEDFLYAEADILDHWDYDGWLALFEPGARYEIPTTDYRPGWSPHETGSFVDDDWDLLNARVKRLKSRKAHAENPHSRTHRLVSNVRLSEESEDSFRVSAAFVVHRARDGRFDAYVGWYDHLLVPTEDGFRFRLRRSVLGHESLSAGARLSFIL
- a CDS encoding Dabb family protein, which gives rise to MIRHTLSFRFADGVDQATRESVLAELRTFPDRYPAMRGFVLGENISTRDQTFTHTMAVDFDSQDDLLAYLGSESHESFVRTRWRPVIAGQAITSFEFTERPSLAEGRTSPVSTRPHGPYGMEYARIEVPDMQAAIDFLQYHVGLQLEQRTDEYAYLRADIEHHAIELINAPERTDGWTTAVGYSVESEEVLEQLRKSVADAGLEILDLQERQRALCDNGFAVKDPDGLIVELFTEFQEYAEPPHLEIRPLDLVHPFIATSQFEEMVDFYQNVLRFRPSDHVVGSTTFFRCEDRYHHSLAIQKNNEHYVAHLCFAMKSLDHVMRMRARALYKGAPIASDIVNHSASTSIAFYMHDTRFGPRYELCDRHRVFTPEEHETHRPRRMPADPRNIDVWRPASDDWGRF